ATGGTACCCTccatcgggtgactcccacgtccgaCGTAGGGGAtcctggaattgcgagttcccatggatggtcttagtcgtcatgataaactcggaagGTTTTTCCCCctcttcattccattgtatGCCGTGGGTctcgatgtgaagttcctcaggcgttttTCTGGCGGCAATCTTGGCGtcaaaatcaccaacaatgaacttgtagaaggtatggtCATCTGCGTAGGATTTttctaggtccatatagaaagctttcactccttcgtagcttgatgttggagcataAACGAAGAAGATAGCCAAAGTTGTTCGtaaacgtccgattcgggtcggtAGGTGGTTCGAAAGAGtcagtttccttttctttcccaCACTCGTATTGACGAATACACCAACttctctactgtcgcatgttcctaagaacagttcttcacCAGTTTCAAATACGGCGTTTAGTGGCTGGGTCGTCTCATCAAGGTTAGTCCGATGAAGTCGTACCCAAGCTTCCTGGCTTGCATTATTGAACCTTCAATGGCcgcatccgatgcaagcgGGCGGGCGTTTTGCGTTCATAtggtcatcctagtccttttccgtttcggtaagTTAGATGACTCCTGCAATCCTGTCCTTCtaggcgctaccgtaccacgCTTTCCTCTgcaatcaggagactctttatTACCACCGAGAGAtgcatataattttaaaacccatgggcaggctGCGGACATCTAGTCCTTTGAGTTTTCGAGAAAACGTTGCGTTCCGTTCTCCGGAGTGAacaggtggagcttatttgctGGAGGCGACTTCAAAGCGCCTCCCTttcacctcccagtcacttgattgcaggcttttggccggacctgGACGGTGGTATTATAAAGCGGCCCTGGCAGAGCAGAAAGAgtgagtccatcccctgaatccacctgcgtctcagggCAGGTACAAGGTCGATTTTGGTCCGCGGTCAGCCTCTTATCCGCCACCTGGAGACGCGACACGTAGCTTCGCGATCAGAGTCAAACGGTCAGCGACttcaaaccgcctcccttgtaATTCGCAGTCACCTGAATGCAGTTTTTTGGagggaccgacgtgcgggttACAAGGATGTTATCAGTCATTCATGGCACAACAGTATGTCTCCTGAGTCCACCTTCGTCTCAGGAATAAgatcgcttttggtccgcgattagtcCCCCACATgccacctggggacgcgccacgtagcctcgtcactaaccggctgtgatccctctagtgaagGAGATCCGTGGTTTGTTGGGCTATACCTCCTAATAGAGtatcttttcaacttttcttacGAACACAACTTTTACCGTTTGAATACGGGTAGAATAAATGCAGCAAACCTTCAACTTTGATGCCTTCAGTATTTTAATTCAAGTTCTTCTCTACAACTTTCAACGATAGATGGAACGCCAACTATCCTTTTCACCTAATCTCTTCAACCCATTCCTTTTTGCAACACCACTCATGAAATGGcataacttcaaaatctacCCTCAAGGTCGAATCGCAAACTTTGCATTAGATTCAAGCTTAGTCATAGCTGTCGTGTATTTCACCAATTGCCCTCCTTCTCCACTCCGCTTCTAAACGATTTTCAAGATAGTAAGCAATCACTCCTATAAATCTCTCCTAGTGGTATCACGCAATACTGCGCATCATCAGCTTCAGCAAGAATTTACGGTTAAGTCGACACTTAAGTTCTCTTAGTTTCCTTTCCCGTAATACAGATTCTCATGGAATCTAGGCCTTTCAAGGAGCCTAGTTTGGATGAACTAATGACTTCACAAGCCGCCAAAGTGAACGTGTCGGAGCCTCGGTTGCACATTTCGTACCTATGTTTACAGTCTACTTCAAATAAACAAGCACATTAGTATTCAAAAGTCCACAAGCAACAGACTCTTCCTATCGTACTCACTGAGTTGTATGTAAGTGCAATATGGATAAAGAGGTAAATTTAAACATCAACAGCTGAAGAAACACTTTCAACAAGAATGAATAACAAATCTCAACAACGATAAACTAGTAAACTCCACTCATTCAGATACGCCAGTCTGGAACCTATGTTAGGTTGACTGCGAATTCAATGATGAGCAAATATATCCTCACATATTTCCGTTAAGAAGAGGAAAAGGGCCACGGGAATTCGACTTCAATAAATTCAAAACGCATGCAATCCTATATGAAACATCATAAACGAAATTTAACAACAACCAATCGCTAGTTCTATATACTACGAAGACTAAAGCTATATCTGAGACTCGTCGTTGCTTGGAGGCTTCAGAAGATCAGATGCACAGTTGTAGTCACGTATGCTCATTCTGTGATATTTAGAGAGATGTACAGCAAATCTCGCTCTTGCACTGAACGAGCATCCACAATTAGTACATTGATATGGCCTGACACCTAAACTGACACCTTCACTTATTAAGAGAACACTCATTATGTTCTAACGCTATACAATACATATTAATGATTTCCAAGTGCAATTAAAAAAGCAGCTGGTTataaattgattaattttagACCTCGATGAGCATTGACGTGATCCTGGAGAAGTCCAGGAGACGCAAAAGCTCGCGCACAATCTGGCCAATCGCACGTGTACTTCAGGGGTCGGGAACGTTGTGTGTAACGCCTTTCATGGACCTGAAACAAAGCTCCTCTTTATTAATTGTAACGTTGCATCTTATACATAATAacatcaatgtttttattgtacttacttcaaaaatgaaaaaaaaaactcacactTCTAACATGCTTCCTAAGAAGGTAGAAGTCTTGATAATTTTTCCCACATAAACTGCATTGGAAATCTGGAAGGCTATGTTCTCCGAGTGACCTCTTGAAAAATGGGATAAACAAACAATGATATGATCTACAGATCAGATTGTCTGCAGCAGCAATTCTTAAGTAAAATTAGTTAGGATCAACTGATATTCAGCGCTCCTCGATCTTCAGTAAAACCAACTGTGACGAAAACAGGTTGCAGGTGCACCGATGATGAAAGCAGGAATCGAAATAGAATCGCAAACTTGCAGCACACATAAAACAAGTTAATCATCTTGAAATTTGTTCTAAATCCATTCTGTTCCACCTACAAGTTAATCgctgttttaattttcaaattaaaaaaaatgttcatgaCGAAAATCACTTATCACATGAGCATGGTTAATATAAAAGTAGCCAAAAGTGCCGATTGGGTGTCAAAGCGTGACCGAACGGTAGGCCATAATAATCGACGACATCGTTCAGAAAAAAGCAGCGAGGACGCCAGATTCATTATCTTCTTGAAAACCAATTTTAATACTTACTGCAATGCCATAACGAATAGTTTAATCTCTGTTGTATCCGTATTAGTATTAGCGTTCCAGACTGGTTTGCTATCCCAAACTATCGTTTTGCACTTGCTAAAGGTTAACGCTAACTACGTATATGCTTCTACTAACTCTTAGACGCGATCAAAGGGTAACGAATATGTtcagatgaaaggaaagtgtATCAGGGACAAACGTGTCTGTCTTCAATCAAATCGCTAGGGATCTGGAAACGATTGTGGGTGTGTTAGACCTCAATTCAGACTCGTATGCAGCCTATACACTGACCTCTGGGGCTAGGCTTAAGTCGGTCTTGTTATCTTTCGAACCATCTGGACTGCGCACTGCCAGCGGAACTCCTGACCACTGTACTACATCTACATAAAGAGGCGTTCTATTCAGACctttctatatatatatatatatatatatatatataaatatatatatatatatatatatatatatatatttatatatataatatatattatatatatatatatatatatagtagggtcaaaatagTATAGTaggcggcttctctcgaggcgccccggtggagcgtagcggcgaagagcgtggtgaaacccttgccaGCACctcccatcgctgcagtttgcgacggtcccaactcggttccaactgctgcctccaccgcgccttTTCGTGCGCGTGctcaaatgcaccgcaacaacactcgtgattcatgtcgttttgatccgactatagtaGAGCTTACCTCGACTGGATCCTTGAAATACCCCAACTGGCATTCTCGAAGGAGTTGGCATTTCAAAGTCTGAACAAAGTGCATCTGAACAGTATGATGTTGAAGCGCACTCGGATACTGTTGTCGTTGTAGCACTAGCCGCAGAGTTATCTCGGAATTGCAAACAGAAGGAACCTAAAACTCTATGAATCAATGAGGAAAAACATACTAGAAACAAAGCAAGGAAGAACAGAACAAATTTGAGAGAAAGCATTTTCCAGCTCACCATTTTCCTGTTTCGATGGCTCATGCATGGCAGCGAAATGATCATCCATATCTCCAAGCAGAAATCGAACTGAACAATCTGGGAAAGGGCATTCGAATCCTTCCTTATGAGCTCTGAACCTCAGAGCATCAGCTctaacaacgaaaaaaaccccAATGATATAGGCATACCTCACTACGTGTAAATTGTAGTCTTCCAAATCGTTTGTGACAAAAGTGCAGTCCAAACATTTTAGAGAAGGACCTCGTTCTATTTCAGGAAGTCTTTCCAGATGCATATTTCTTGAAGCGACTTCTGATGGAGAACAAGGATGATATTTCATCAGGTGTTTTCTAGATGTAAAACAAGTTCTTGCACGGAGAATAGCAGACGATCAATTCGAAAATGTACTTCAGTCGCCAACGTGCAACACGCATACTGCAACCTGCTACTGTACACATCACACCGTTTTCATGGTTCGCAACTGTGTGTCTTCGAACTGCAGCCTGAGTCTGAAACATAATAGTGAGCAGATTCCTGACATATTAGTTCACCGCCAAAAAGAGGAATTCTATATTAACTTCATATTAGCGAACCTTGTTCGAAAAGTCACAAAACTGGCAGCGATGTAGCTTTGGATGTTCAGTAGAGCAATGTTTCCGTAACAATAAGAAAGTATCGAAACGCTTGTTGCAATCAGAGCATAAGTGAGAATCTGAATCAAAACGGCGATTATCTGTCATCAATGACTTGAAAAATATAGACTATTTCGCAATCTCACCACTGTGTTTATTGACAATATGTCGTTTCACTTTGCTGGGAAAAGGCGCGCAGTAATCGCAAAATGGACAACTGTAACAGCGAGAGATTCATGCCGTTCCGTCCCGTGAGCTGCCGCAGTTAGACCTTTGCTTAAATTCGGCGTTTTGCCATTTTACGAATATTCGCAATTTACTATTCTATTGTCATCCAGTAATATTTGGGTCACTCGGCGCTACCGATGCAACAGTCGTAACGCGACAGCCTACGGAACTGAACTCATGAAAGTCGTGCAAAAATGGCAAATCTATGAGTCtttcagcgaaaaaaagagattcatTATTGTCcataaaaaagagataaactAACGAATATCTTCCAGCTGATTCTTGCGTTCGCCTCCTGGCatctattttcaaaatgttcgtTTTCTCTTCAGTCCCTTTTGCCGGAAGGACGCGACGACAACGATATTTTTTACTTCCGGTAGATGAATTTTGCTTGATTCTCACTAGAACACAAGCAAGTCTCCTTTCTCTACGAACCAATCTTGAAATGTTCATGATATGACAGAAACAACGGAATTTTTCCGTCGGGAGTACGCTCAAGCTTGTTTTTCCGATGTGCAGACC
This is a stretch of genomic DNA from Necator americanus strain Aroian chromosome II, whole genome shotgun sequence. It encodes these proteins:
- a CDS encoding hypothetical protein (NECATOR_CHRII.G5928.T2); the encoded protein is MTDNILVTRTSVPPKNCIQVADKRLTADQNRPCTCPETQVDSGDGLTLSALPGPLYNTTVQVRPKACNQVTGRFNNASQEAWVRLHRTNLDETTQPLNAVFETGEELFLGTCDSREVGVFVNTSVGKKRKLTLSNHLPTRIGRLRTTLAIFFVYAPTSSYEGVKAFYMDLEKSYADDHTFYKFIVGDFDAKIAARKTPEELHIETHGIQWNEEGEKPSEFIMTTKTIHGNSQFQDPLRRTWESPDGGYHSVYPKRRGSREVQRTKSHNCQQLGSFSFFCRLLRRYRHGRHRRRI
- a CDS encoding hypothetical protein (NECATOR_CHRII.G5929.T1), which translates into the protein MKSYPSFLACIIEPSMAASDASGRAFCVHMVILVLFRFGGAYLLEATSKRLPFTSQSLDCRLLAGPGRWYYKAALAEQKEPFKEPSLDELMTSQAAKVNVSEPRLHISYLCLQSTSNKQAH
- a CDS encoding hypothetical protein (NECATOR_CHRII.G5930.T1), translated to MIVQAMLEHRKKERRKTESVDDNISISFPSSERSASPSIRKKYSTIVPSTSRGIDHVLDYSASNSSETNMCPSPVRNQFVIDSEEEYSDKGDEETCGYRINCSQNSFVRIKQNSSTGSKKYRCRRVLPAKGTEEKTNILKIDARRRTQESAGRYSCPFCDYCAPFPSKVKRHIVNKHSDSHLCSDCNKRFDTFLLLRKHCSTEHPKLHRCQFCDFSNKTQAAVRRHTVANHENGVMCTVAGCSMRVARWRLKKHLMKYHPCSPSEVASRNMHLERLPEIERGPSLKCLDCTFVTNDLEDYNLHVVRAHKEGFECPFPDCSVRFLLGDMDDHFAAMHEPSKQENGSFCLQFRDNSAASATTTTVSECASTSYCSDALCSDFEMPTPSRMPVGVFQGSSRDFQCSLCGKNYQDFYLLRKHVRSVHERRYTQRSRPLKYTCDWPDCARAFASPGLLQDHVNAHRGVRPYQCTNCGCSFSARARFAVHLSKYHRMSIRDYNCASDLLKPPSNDESQI
- a CDS encoding hypothetical protein (NECATOR_CHRII.G5930.T2); the protein is MLEHRKKERRKTESVDDNISISFPSSERSASPSIRKKYSTIVPSTSRGIDHVLDYSASNSSETNMCPSPVRNQFVIDSEEEYSDKGDEETCGYRINCSQNSFVRIKQNSSTGSKKYRCRRVLPAKGTEEKTNILKIDARRRTQESAGRYSCPFCDYCAPFPSKVKRHIVNKHSDSHLCSDCNKRFDTFLLLRKHCSTEHPKLHRCQFCDFSNKTQAAVRRHTVANHENGVMCTVAGCSMRVARWRLKKHLMKYHPCSPSEVASRNMHLERLPEIERGPSLKCLDCTFVTNDLEDYNLHVVRAHKEGFECPFPDCSVRFLLGDMDDHFAAMHEPSKQENGSFCLQFRDNSAASATTTTVSECASTSYCSDALCSDFEMPTPSRMPVGVFQGSSRDFQCSLCGKNYQDFYLLRKHVRSVHERRYTQRSRPLKYTCDWPDCARAFASPGLLQDHVNAHRGVRPYQCTNCGCSFSARARFAVHLSKYHRMSIRDYNCASDLLKPPSNDESQI